A genomic segment from Nicotiana tabacum cultivar K326 chromosome 9, ASM71507v2, whole genome shotgun sequence encodes:
- the LOC142163998 gene encoding uncharacterized protein LOC142163998: MGDTTITADTSKVAKAILNALSKDIADNVIYSKTAKELWDSLEQRFGKTNGAKLYHLQKKLQGLVQGNSDIAGYFTKLKRLWDELDALNVVICCSCVCTCEGKAKLTKSLEDQRLIQLLMGLNDIYAQRSLCKRTFNSDSLSFMAIGDVKQPNAQLLADFVAFMVTGQGRNFQKNRNQTQKGATVGTKFNNLGQKFTKPQQKFKAKKRYNPNVSCTYCEKTGYTQEDCYRIIGFPDDFEFINEKNYQNQIKANVVLTQKITRIRQDRILKTATILGNNSTRNMLQRW, encoded by the exons ATGGGTGACACAACCATAACTGCAGATACCAGCAAAGTTGCAAAGGCT ATTCTGAATGCCCTTTCTAAAGATATCGCAGACAATGTGATATACTCCAAAACTGCAAAGGAGCTTTGGGATAGCTTGGAGCAGAGATTTGGAAAAACAAATGGAGCCAAGCTATACCATCTGCAAAAGAAGCTTCAAGGATTAGTGCAGGGAAACAGTGATATTGCAGGATACTTCACTAAACTCAAACGATTGTGGGATGAATTGGATGCTTTAAATGTTGTCATATGTTGTTCATGTGTGTGTACTTGTGAAGGAAAAGCAAAATTAACTAAGTCACTTGAAGATCAGAGGTTGATTCAATTGCTAATGGGATTAAATGACATCTATGCACAA AGAAGTTTATGCAAACGCACATTTAACTCAGATTCATTATCATTTATGGCAATAGGAGATGTGAAACAACCTAATGCCCAACTTTTAGCTGATTTTGTAGCTTTTATGGTGACAGGGCAAGGGAGAAACTTTCAGAAAAACAGGAACCAAACACAAAAAGGAGCAACAGTGGgaacaaaatttaataatttaggaCAGAAGTTCACTAAACCACAGCAGAAGTTTAAGGCAAAGAAGAGGTACAATCCAAATGTGTCTTGTACTTATTGTGAAAAAACAGGGTATACTCAAGAAGATTGCTACAGAATCATTGGATTTCCAGATGATTTTGAGTTTATcaatgagaagaactatcaaAATCAGATCAAGGCAAATGTAGTTTTAACACAGAAGATCACGAGAATCAGACAGGATAGAATACTGAAAACAGCAACAATTTTGGGCaacaactcaacaaggaacaTGTTGCAGAGATGGTGA